A genomic stretch from Budorcas taxicolor isolate Tak-1 chromosome 15, Takin1.1, whole genome shotgun sequence includes:
- the IL10RA gene encoding interleukin-10 receptor subunit alpha, translating into MLPRQIVKLAALLSLLLGSRAHELPRPPSVWFEAEFFHHVLFWTPIPNPSESTYYEVELLKYGVEPTYWKRILNCSQMLVMSCDVTLETLDLYRSNSYRARVRAVDGSQHSNWTFPETRFSIDEVTLTVASVKLEMHNGNIVGAIQLPRPKVAPEGDTYENIFHNFREYQIEVRKVPGLYESHGKVKNESFKLPIPRGVGEFCVRVKPSVGSRVNKEVWSKEECILLTSQYFTVTNISIFSTFVLLFYGALTFCLIFQLYVRRRGKLPAVLVFKKPSPFNLISQFSHPETQDAIHNLDEEAFPKVTPELRNSDMHGSTDSGFGSAKPSLQTDEPQFLLPASDPQAGGTLEKGMPQELENSCGSGGSSNSADSGICLPDPRLCPSAEPSWEPQVGSDSRDREDSGIGLAQNSRGQPEDAQGGSASGHVSPLGPEEPAEEDSVAGAFQGYLKQTQCPEEKAAQAGGLEEESSSTEDLDPQCRMCLDTEAGWPLPALAKGYVQQDPPEMILAPLQTPEGQWDRPTEDWPFLGLTSCGDLGTSDWSFAHDFAPLDCVPAPGGLLGSFDSDLVTLPLITSLQSNE; encoded by the exons ATGCTGCCGCGCCAGATAGTGAAGCTGGCGGCGCTCCTCAGCCTGCTCCTCGGCTCCCGCGCGCACG AACTGCCTAGGCCTCCGTCTGTGTGGTTTGAAGCGGAGTTTTTCCACCACGTCCTCTTCTGGACGCCCATCCCAAACCCGTCTGAAAGTACCTATTATGAAGTGGAGCTCCTGAA GTATGGAGTAGAGCCCACCTACTGGAAGCGCATCCTGAACTGTAGCCAGATGCTGGTGATGTCCTGTGATGTCACTCTGGAGACCCTGGACCTGTATCGCAGCAACAGTTACCGAGCCAGAGTCCGGGCAGTGGACGGAAGCCAGCATTCCAactggacctttcctgaaacCCGCTTCTCCATAGATGAAG TGACTCTGACGGTCGCCAGCGTGAAGCTCGAGATGCACAACGGTAACATCGTTGGGGCCATCCAGCTTCCCAGGCCCAAGGTGGCCCCTGAAGGCGACACGTATGAAAACATCTTCCACAACTTCCGGGAGTACCAGATTGAGGTTCGCAAGGTACCAGGACTCTATGAG tcccatgGCAAGGTCAAAAATGAAAGTTTCAAACTCCCAATCCCGAGAGGGGTGGGAGAGTTCTGCGTCAGGGTGAAACCGTCTGTCGGCTCCCGAGTGAACAAAGAGGTCTGGTCCAAGGAGGAGTGCATCTTGCTCACCTCACAGT ATTTCACAGTGACcaacatcagcatcttttccaccTTCGTCCTGCTGTTCTATGGAGCCCTGACCTTCTGTCTGATCTTCCAGCTGTATGTGCGGCGCCGGGGGAAGCTGCCTGCTGTCCTG GTCTTCAAGAAGCCCAGTCCCTTCAACCTCATCAGCCAGTTTTCCCACCCAGAGACCCAAGATGCCATCCATAACCTGGACGAGGAGGCCTTCCCCAAGGTGACTCCGGAGCTGAGGAACTCAGACATGCACGGCAGCACCGACAGTGGCTTCGGCAGTGCCAAGCCATCGCTGCAGACCGATGAGCCCCAgttcctcctccctgcctccgACCCCCAGGCCGGGGGCACTCTGGAAAAGGGGATGCCCCAGGAGTTGGAGAACAGCTGTGGTAGTGGGGGTAGCAGCAACAGTGCAGACAGCGGGATCTGCTTGCCAGATCCCCGCCTGTGTCCCAGCGCGGAGCCCAGCTGGGAGCCGCAGGTGGGGAGCGACAGCCGGGATCGGGAGGACAGTGGCATTGGCCTGGCCCAGAACTCTAGGGGACAGCCTGAGGATGCTCAGGGTGGCTCAGCTTCAGGCCATGTGAGTCCCCTGGGACCTGAGGAGCCTGCGGAAGAAGACTCAGTGGCAGGGGCCTTCCAGGGCTACCTGAAGCAGACCCAGTGCCCAGAAGAGAAGGCAGCCCAGGCAGGCGGCCTGGAAGAAGAGTCTTCCTCAACAGAGGACCTTGACCCCCAGTGCAGGATGTGCCTGGATACTGAGGCGGGCTGGCCTCTACCAGCCCTGGCCAAGGGCTATGTGCAACAGGACCCCCCAGAAATGATTCTTGCTCCTTTGCAGACCCCTGAAGGACAGTGGGACCGACCAACTGAGGACTGGCCATTCCTGGGCTTGACCAGCTGTGGCGACCTCGGCACATCTGACTGGAGCTTTGCCCATGACTTTGCCCCTCTGGATTGTGTGCCGGCCCCGGGCGGTCTCCTGGGCAGTTTTGACTCAGACCTGGTTACCCTGCCACTGATCACCAGCCTGCAGTCAAATGAGTGA